A region of Toxorhynchites rutilus septentrionalis strain SRP chromosome 1, ASM2978413v1, whole genome shotgun sequence DNA encodes the following proteins:
- the LOC129763572 gene encoding gastrula zinc finger protein XlCGF26.1-like isoform X2 translates to MELEESINSQDDPTHIKMEPELIIDDHELSDDCNTFETDSTADFEPIVQHIMGEKGEVSLILNDNPTDEGLMKYSIRLHSGERCYSCLLCSKAFKRRTTLKRHIKHTHTGERPHPCSHCTKAFKSHAALKRHIKHIHTGERSNLCPHCPKAFTEHTALKQHILTHTGERPFSCSHCAKSFKRRSTLKSHIRIHTGERPHLCPHCPKAFMQLAELKKHIRTHTGECPFSCLLCSKTFKRRTTLKRHIKHSHTGERPHLCPHCPKAFTEHTALKQHIRTHTGERPHLCPHCPKAFTEHTALKQHIRTHTGERPFPCSYCTKSFKQRSTLNNHVRTHTGERPHLCPHCPKAFMQLAGLKKHIRTHTGERPHLCPHCPKAFIQLVVLKRHIRTHTG, encoded by the exons GGACGATCCGACTCACATTAAAATGGAGCCAGAGTTAATTATTGATGACCACGAGCTGTCGGATGATTGTAACACTTTCGAGACAGATTCAACAGCGGACTTTGAGCCAATTGTACAGCATATCATGGGAGAAAAAGGAGAGGTTTCCCTCATTCTAAATGACAATCCGACGGATGAAGGATTGATGAAATATTCTATACGGTTACACTCGG GCGAGCGTTGCTATTCTTGTCTGCTTTGTTCTAAGGCGTTTAAGCGTCGTACAACGCTCAAAAGACATATTAAACATACTCATACTG gtgaacgtcctCATCCTTGTTCACATTGTACGAAGGCGTTTAAGTCTCATGCAGCACTCAAAAGACATATTAAACATATTCATACAG GTGAACGTTCCAATCtttgtccacattgtccgaaagCGTTTACGGAACATACAGCACTCAAACAGCACATTCTtactcatacgg gtgaacgtcctTTTTCTTGTTCACATTGTGCAAAGTCGTTTAAGCGACGTTCAACGCTCAAAAGTCATATACGTATTCACACGG gtgaacgtccccatttgtgtccacattgtccgaaagCGTTTATGCAACTTGCAGAGCTCAAGAagcacattcgaactcatacgg GTGAATGTCCCTTTTCTTGTCTGCTTTGTTCTAAAACGTTTAAGCGTCGTACAACGCTCAAAAGACATATTAAACATAGTCATACAG GTGAACGTCCCCATCtttgtccacattgtccgaaagCGTTTACGGAACATACAGCACTCAAACAGCACATTCGtactcatacgg GTGAACGTCCCCATCtttgtccacattgtccgaaagCGTTTACGGAACATACAGCACTCAAACAGCACATTCGtactcatacgg gtgaacgtcctTTTCCTTGTTCATATTGTACAAAGTCGTTTAAGCAACGTTCAACGCTCAACAATCATGTTCGtactcatacgg gtgaacgtccccatctttgtccacattgtccgaaagCGTTTATGCAACTAGCAGGGCTCAAAAAGCACATTagaactcatacgg gtgaacgtcctcatctttgtccacattgtccgaaagCGTTTATTCAACTTGTAGTGCTCAAAAGGCACATCCGGACTCACACGGGTTGA
- the LOC129763572 gene encoding gastrula zinc finger protein XlCGF26.1-like isoform X5, which translates to MEPELIIDDHELSDDCNTFETDSTADFEPIVQHIMGEKGEVSLILNDNPTDEGLMKYSIRLHSGERCYSCLLCSKAFKRRTTLKRHIKHTHTGERPHPCSHCTKAFKSHAALKRHIKHIHTGERSNLCPHCPKAFTEHTALKQHILTHTGERPFSCSHCAKSFKRRSTLKSHIRIHTGERPHLCPHCPKAFMQLAELKKHIRTHTGECPFSCLLCSKTFKRRTTLKRHIKHSHTGERPHLCPHCPKAFTEHTALKQHIRTHTGERPHLCPHCPKAFTEHTALKQHIRTHTGERPFPCSYCTKSFKQRSTLNNHVRTHTGERPHLCPHCPKAFMQLAGLKKHIRTHTGERPHLCPHCPKAFIQLVVLKRHIRTHTG; encoded by the exons ATGGAGCCAGAGTTAATTATTGATGACCACGAGCTGTCGGATGATTGTAACACTTTCGAGACAGATTCAACAGCGGACTTTGAGCCAATTGTACAGCATATCATGGGAGAAAAAGGAGAGGTTTCCCTCATTCTAAATGACAATCCGACGGATGAAGGATTGATGAAATATTCTATACGGTTACACTCGG GCGAGCGTTGCTATTCTTGTCTGCTTTGTTCTAAGGCGTTTAAGCGTCGTACAACGCTCAAAAGACATATTAAACATACTCATACTG gtgaacgtcctCATCCTTGTTCACATTGTACGAAGGCGTTTAAGTCTCATGCAGCACTCAAAAGACATATTAAACATATTCATACAG GTGAACGTTCCAATCtttgtccacattgtccgaaagCGTTTACGGAACATACAGCACTCAAACAGCACATTCTtactcatacgg gtgaacgtcctTTTTCTTGTTCACATTGTGCAAAGTCGTTTAAGCGACGTTCAACGCTCAAAAGTCATATACGTATTCACACGG gtgaacgtccccatttgtgtccacattgtccgaaagCGTTTATGCAACTTGCAGAGCTCAAGAagcacattcgaactcatacgg GTGAATGTCCCTTTTCTTGTCTGCTTTGTTCTAAAACGTTTAAGCGTCGTACAACGCTCAAAAGACATATTAAACATAGTCATACAG GTGAACGTCCCCATCtttgtccacattgtccgaaagCGTTTACGGAACATACAGCACTCAAACAGCACATTCGtactcatacgg GTGAACGTCCCCATCtttgtccacattgtccgaaagCGTTTACGGAACATACAGCACTCAAACAGCACATTCGtactcatacgg gtgaacgtcctTTTCCTTGTTCATATTGTACAAAGTCGTTTAAGCAACGTTCAACGCTCAACAATCATGTTCGtactcatacgg gtgaacgtccccatctttgtccacattgtccgaaagCGTTTATGCAACTAGCAGGGCTCAAAAAGCACATTagaactcatacgg gtgaacgtcctcatctttgtccacattgtccgaaagCGTTTATTCAACTTGTAGTGCTCAAAAGGCACATCCGGACTCACACGGGTTGA
- the LOC129763572 gene encoding gastrula zinc finger protein XlCGF26.1-like isoform X3, whose product MAFVSGDLDDPTHIKMEPELIIDDHELSDDCNTFETDSTADFEPIVQHIMGEKGEVSLILNDNPTDEGLMKYSIRLHSGERCYSCLLCSKAFKRRTTLKRHIKHTHTGERPHPCSHCTKAFKSHAALKRHIKHIHTGERSNLCPHCPKAFTEHTALKQHILTHTGERPFSCSHCAKSFKRRSTLKSHIRIHTGERPHLCPHCPKAFMQLAELKKHIRTHTGECPFSCLLCSKTFKRRTTLKRHIKHSHTGERPHLCPHCPKAFTEHTALKQHIRTHTGERPHLCPHCPKAFTEHTALKQHIRTHTGERPFPCSYCTKSFKQRSTLNNHVRTHTGERPHLCPHCPKAFMQLAGLKKHIRTHTGERPHLCPHCPKAFIQLVVLKRHIRTHTG is encoded by the exons GGACGATCCGACTCACATTAAAATGGAGCCAGAGTTAATTATTGATGACCACGAGCTGTCGGATGATTGTAACACTTTCGAGACAGATTCAACAGCGGACTTTGAGCCAATTGTACAGCATATCATGGGAGAAAAAGGAGAGGTTTCCCTCATTCTAAATGACAATCCGACGGATGAAGGATTGATGAAATATTCTATACGGTTACACTCGG GCGAGCGTTGCTATTCTTGTCTGCTTTGTTCTAAGGCGTTTAAGCGTCGTACAACGCTCAAAAGACATATTAAACATACTCATACTG gtgaacgtcctCATCCTTGTTCACATTGTACGAAGGCGTTTAAGTCTCATGCAGCACTCAAAAGACATATTAAACATATTCATACAG GTGAACGTTCCAATCtttgtccacattgtccgaaagCGTTTACGGAACATACAGCACTCAAACAGCACATTCTtactcatacgg gtgaacgtcctTTTTCTTGTTCACATTGTGCAAAGTCGTTTAAGCGACGTTCAACGCTCAAAAGTCATATACGTATTCACACGG gtgaacgtccccatttgtgtccacattgtccgaaagCGTTTATGCAACTTGCAGAGCTCAAGAagcacattcgaactcatacgg GTGAATGTCCCTTTTCTTGTCTGCTTTGTTCTAAAACGTTTAAGCGTCGTACAACGCTCAAAAGACATATTAAACATAGTCATACAG GTGAACGTCCCCATCtttgtccacattgtccgaaagCGTTTACGGAACATACAGCACTCAAACAGCACATTCGtactcatacgg GTGAACGTCCCCATCtttgtccacattgtccgaaagCGTTTACGGAACATACAGCACTCAAACAGCACATTCGtactcatacgg gtgaacgtcctTTTCCTTGTTCATATTGTACAAAGTCGTTTAAGCAACGTTCAACGCTCAACAATCATGTTCGtactcatacgg gtgaacgtccccatctttgtccacattgtccgaaagCGTTTATGCAACTAGCAGGGCTCAAAAAGCACATTagaactcatacgg gtgaacgtcctcatctttgtccacattgtccgaaagCGTTTATTCAACTTGTAGTGCTCAAAAGGCACATCCGGACTCACACGGGTTGA
- the LOC129763572 gene encoding gastrula zinc finger protein XlCGF26.1-like isoform X4, with translation MTMYSSLRDDPTHIKMEPELIIDDHELSDDCNTFETDSTADFEPIVQHIMGEKGEVSLILNDNPTDEGLMKYSIRLHSGERCYSCLLCSKAFKRRTTLKRHIKHTHTGERPHPCSHCTKAFKSHAALKRHIKHIHTGERSNLCPHCPKAFTEHTALKQHILTHTGERPFSCSHCAKSFKRRSTLKSHIRIHTGERPHLCPHCPKAFMQLAELKKHIRTHTGECPFSCLLCSKTFKRRTTLKRHIKHSHTGERPHLCPHCPKAFTEHTALKQHIRTHTGERPHLCPHCPKAFTEHTALKQHIRTHTGERPFPCSYCTKSFKQRSTLNNHVRTHTGERPHLCPHCPKAFMQLAGLKKHIRTHTGERPHLCPHCPKAFIQLVVLKRHIRTHTG, from the exons GGACGATCCGACTCACATTAAAATGGAGCCAGAGTTAATTATTGATGACCACGAGCTGTCGGATGATTGTAACACTTTCGAGACAGATTCAACAGCGGACTTTGAGCCAATTGTACAGCATATCATGGGAGAAAAAGGAGAGGTTTCCCTCATTCTAAATGACAATCCGACGGATGAAGGATTGATGAAATATTCTATACGGTTACACTCGG GCGAGCGTTGCTATTCTTGTCTGCTTTGTTCTAAGGCGTTTAAGCGTCGTACAACGCTCAAAAGACATATTAAACATACTCATACTG gtgaacgtcctCATCCTTGTTCACATTGTACGAAGGCGTTTAAGTCTCATGCAGCACTCAAAAGACATATTAAACATATTCATACAG GTGAACGTTCCAATCtttgtccacattgtccgaaagCGTTTACGGAACATACAGCACTCAAACAGCACATTCTtactcatacgg gtgaacgtcctTTTTCTTGTTCACATTGTGCAAAGTCGTTTAAGCGACGTTCAACGCTCAAAAGTCATATACGTATTCACACGG gtgaacgtccccatttgtgtccacattgtccgaaagCGTTTATGCAACTTGCAGAGCTCAAGAagcacattcgaactcatacgg GTGAATGTCCCTTTTCTTGTCTGCTTTGTTCTAAAACGTTTAAGCGTCGTACAACGCTCAAAAGACATATTAAACATAGTCATACAG GTGAACGTCCCCATCtttgtccacattgtccgaaagCGTTTACGGAACATACAGCACTCAAACAGCACATTCGtactcatacgg GTGAACGTCCCCATCtttgtccacattgtccgaaagCGTTTACGGAACATACAGCACTCAAACAGCACATTCGtactcatacgg gtgaacgtcctTTTCCTTGTTCATATTGTACAAAGTCGTTTAAGCAACGTTCAACGCTCAACAATCATGTTCGtactcatacgg gtgaacgtccccatctttgtccacattgtccgaaagCGTTTATGCAACTAGCAGGGCTCAAAAAGCACATTagaactcatacgg gtgaacgtcctcatctttgtccacattgtccgaaagCGTTTATTCAACTTGTAGTGCTCAAAAGGCACATCCGGACTCACACGGGTTGA
- the LOC129763572 gene encoding gastrula zinc finger protein XlCGF42.1-like isoform X10: MARRKVWICLCYHLRWDDPTHIKMEPELIIDDHELSDDCNTFETDSTADFEPIVQHIMGEKGEVSLILNDNPTDEGLMKYSIRLHSGERCYSCLLCSKAFKRRTTLKRHIKHTHTGERPHPCSHCTKAFKSHAALKRHIKHIHTGERSNLCPHCPKAFTEHTALKQHILTHTGERPHLCPHCPKAFTEHTALKQHIRTHTGERPHLCPHCPKAFTEHTALKQHIRTHTGERPFPCSYCTKSFKQRSTLNNHVRTHTGERPHLCPHCPKAFMQLAGLKKHIRTHTGERPHLCPHCPKAFIQLVVLKRHIRTHTG; encoded by the exons GGACGATCCGACTCACATTAAAATGGAGCCAGAGTTAATTATTGATGACCACGAGCTGTCGGATGATTGTAACACTTTCGAGACAGATTCAACAGCGGACTTTGAGCCAATTGTACAGCATATCATGGGAGAAAAAGGAGAGGTTTCCCTCATTCTAAATGACAATCCGACGGATGAAGGATTGATGAAATATTCTATACGGTTACACTCGG GCGAGCGTTGCTATTCTTGTCTGCTTTGTTCTAAGGCGTTTAAGCGTCGTACAACGCTCAAAAGACATATTAAACATACTCATACTG gtgaacgtcctCATCCTTGTTCACATTGTACGAAGGCGTTTAAGTCTCATGCAGCACTCAAAAGACATATTAAACATATTCATACAG GTGAACGTTCCAATCtttgtccacattgtccgaaagCGTTTACGGAACATACAGCACTCAAACAGCACATTCTtactcatacgg GTGAACGTCCCCATCtttgtccacattgtccgaaagCGTTTACGGAACATACAGCACTCAAACAGCACATTCGtactcatacgg GTGAACGTCCCCATCtttgtccacattgtccgaaagCGTTTACGGAACATACAGCACTCAAACAGCACATTCGtactcatacgg gtgaacgtcctTTTCCTTGTTCATATTGTACAAAGTCGTTTAAGCAACGTTCAACGCTCAACAATCATGTTCGtactcatacgg gtgaacgtccccatctttgtccacattgtccgaaagCGTTTATGCAACTAGCAGGGCTCAAAAAGCACATTagaactcatacgg gtgaacgtcctcatctttgtccacattgtccgaaagCGTTTATTCAACTTGTAGTGCTCAAAAGGCACATCCGGACTCACACGGGTTGA
- the LOC129763572 gene encoding zinc finger protein 501-like isoform X9, with product MARRKVWICLCYHLRWDDPTHIKMEPELIIDDHELSDDCNTFETDSTADFEPIVQHIMGEKGEVSLILNDNPTDEGLMKYSIRLHSGERCYSCLLCSKAFKRRTTLKRHIKHTHTGERPHPCSHCTKAFKSHAALKRHIKHIHTGERSNLCPHCPKAFTEHTALKQHILTHTGERPFSCSHCAKSFKRRSTLKSHIRIHTGERPHLCPHCPKAFMQLAELKKHIRTHTGECPFSCLLCSKTFKRRTTLKRHIKHSHTGERPHLCPHCPKAFTEHTALKQHIRTHTGERPHLCPHCPKAFTEHTALKQHIRTHTGERPHLCPHCPKAFMQLAGLKKHIRTHTGERPHLCPHCPKAFIQLVVLKRHIRTHTG from the exons GGACGATCCGACTCACATTAAAATGGAGCCAGAGTTAATTATTGATGACCACGAGCTGTCGGATGATTGTAACACTTTCGAGACAGATTCAACAGCGGACTTTGAGCCAATTGTACAGCATATCATGGGAGAAAAAGGAGAGGTTTCCCTCATTCTAAATGACAATCCGACGGATGAAGGATTGATGAAATATTCTATACGGTTACACTCGG GCGAGCGTTGCTATTCTTGTCTGCTTTGTTCTAAGGCGTTTAAGCGTCGTACAACGCTCAAAAGACATATTAAACATACTCATACTG gtgaacgtcctCATCCTTGTTCACATTGTACGAAGGCGTTTAAGTCTCATGCAGCACTCAAAAGACATATTAAACATATTCATACAG GTGAACGTTCCAATCtttgtccacattgtccgaaagCGTTTACGGAACATACAGCACTCAAACAGCACATTCTtactcatacgg gtgaacgtcctTTTTCTTGTTCACATTGTGCAAAGTCGTTTAAGCGACGTTCAACGCTCAAAAGTCATATACGTATTCACACGG gtgaacgtccccatttgtgtccacattgtccgaaagCGTTTATGCAACTTGCAGAGCTCAAGAagcacattcgaactcatacgg GTGAATGTCCCTTTTCTTGTCTGCTTTGTTCTAAAACGTTTAAGCGTCGTACAACGCTCAAAAGACATATTAAACATAGTCATACAG GTGAACGTCCCCATCtttgtccacattgtccgaaagCGTTTACGGAACATACAGCACTCAAACAGCACATTCGtactcatacgg GTGAACGTCCCCATCtttgtccacattgtccgaaagCGTTTACGGAACATACAGCACTCAAACAGCACATTCGtactcatacgg gtgaacgtccccatctttgtccacattgtccgaaagCGTTTATGCAACTAGCAGGGCTCAAAAAGCACATTagaactcatacgg gtgaacgtcctcatctttgtccacattgtccgaaagCGTTTATTCAACTTGTAGTGCTCAAAAGGCACATCCGGACTCACACGGGTTGA
- the LOC129763572 gene encoding gastrula zinc finger protein XlCGF26.1-like isoform X1 gives MARRKVWICLCYHLRWDDPTHIKMEPELIIDDHELSDDCNTFETDSTADFEPIVQHIMGEKGEVSLILNDNPTDEGLMKYSIRLHSGERCYSCLLCSKAFKRRTTLKRHIKHTHTGERPHPCSHCTKAFKSHAALKRHIKHIHTGERSNLCPHCPKAFTEHTALKQHILTHTGERPFSCSHCAKSFKRRSTLKSHIRIHTGERPHLCPHCPKAFMQLAELKKHIRTHTGECPFSCLLCSKTFKRRTTLKRHIKHSHTGERPHLCPHCPKAFTEHTALKQHIRTHTGERPHLCPHCPKAFTEHTALKQHIRTHTGERPFPCSYCTKSFKQRSTLNNHVRTHTGERPHLCPHCPKAFMQLAGLKKHIRTHTGERPHLCPHCPKAFIQLVVLKRHIRTHTG, from the exons GGACGATCCGACTCACATTAAAATGGAGCCAGAGTTAATTATTGATGACCACGAGCTGTCGGATGATTGTAACACTTTCGAGACAGATTCAACAGCGGACTTTGAGCCAATTGTACAGCATATCATGGGAGAAAAAGGAGAGGTTTCCCTCATTCTAAATGACAATCCGACGGATGAAGGATTGATGAAATATTCTATACGGTTACACTCGG GCGAGCGTTGCTATTCTTGTCTGCTTTGTTCTAAGGCGTTTAAGCGTCGTACAACGCTCAAAAGACATATTAAACATACTCATACTG gtgaacgtcctCATCCTTGTTCACATTGTACGAAGGCGTTTAAGTCTCATGCAGCACTCAAAAGACATATTAAACATATTCATACAG GTGAACGTTCCAATCtttgtccacattgtccgaaagCGTTTACGGAACATACAGCACTCAAACAGCACATTCTtactcatacgg gtgaacgtcctTTTTCTTGTTCACATTGTGCAAAGTCGTTTAAGCGACGTTCAACGCTCAAAAGTCATATACGTATTCACACGG gtgaacgtccccatttgtgtccacattgtccgaaagCGTTTATGCAACTTGCAGAGCTCAAGAagcacattcgaactcatacgg GTGAATGTCCCTTTTCTTGTCTGCTTTGTTCTAAAACGTTTAAGCGTCGTACAACGCTCAAAAGACATATTAAACATAGTCATACAG GTGAACGTCCCCATCtttgtccacattgtccgaaagCGTTTACGGAACATACAGCACTCAAACAGCACATTCGtactcatacgg GTGAACGTCCCCATCtttgtccacattgtccgaaagCGTTTACGGAACATACAGCACTCAAACAGCACATTCGtactcatacgg gtgaacgtcctTTTCCTTGTTCATATTGTACAAAGTCGTTTAAGCAACGTTCAACGCTCAACAATCATGTTCGtactcatacgg gtgaacgtccccatctttgtccacattgtccgaaagCGTTTATGCAACTAGCAGGGCTCAAAAAGCACATTagaactcatacgg gtgaacgtcctcatctttgtccacattgtccgaaagCGTTTATTCAACTTGTAGTGCTCAAAAGGCACATCCGGACTCACACGGGTTGA
- the LOC129763572 gene encoding oocyte zinc finger protein XlCOF6.1-like isoform X8, producing the protein MARRKVWICLCYHLRWDDPTHIKMEPELIIDDHELSDDCNTFETDSTADFEPIVQHIMGEKGEVSLILNDNPTDEGLMKYSIRLHSGERCYSCLLCSKAFKRRTTLKRHIKHTHTGERPHPCSHCTKAFKSHAALKRHIKHIHTGERSNLCPHCPKAFTEHTALKQHILTHTGERPFSCSHCAKSFKRRSTLKSHIRIHTGERPHLCPHCPKAFMQLAELKKHIRTHTGECPFSCLLCSKTFKRRTTLKRHIKHSHTGERPHLCPHCPKAFTEHTALKQHIRTHTGERPFPCSYCTKSFKQRSTLNNHVRTHTGERPHLCPHCPKAFMQLAGLKKHIRTHTGERPHLCPHCPKAFIQLVVLKRHIRTHTG; encoded by the exons GGACGATCCGACTCACATTAAAATGGAGCCAGAGTTAATTATTGATGACCACGAGCTGTCGGATGATTGTAACACTTTCGAGACAGATTCAACAGCGGACTTTGAGCCAATTGTACAGCATATCATGGGAGAAAAAGGAGAGGTTTCCCTCATTCTAAATGACAATCCGACGGATGAAGGATTGATGAAATATTCTATACGGTTACACTCGG GCGAGCGTTGCTATTCTTGTCTGCTTTGTTCTAAGGCGTTTAAGCGTCGTACAACGCTCAAAAGACATATTAAACATACTCATACTG gtgaacgtcctCATCCTTGTTCACATTGTACGAAGGCGTTTAAGTCTCATGCAGCACTCAAAAGACATATTAAACATATTCATACAG GTGAACGTTCCAATCtttgtccacattgtccgaaagCGTTTACGGAACATACAGCACTCAAACAGCACATTCTtactcatacgg gtgaacgtcctTTTTCTTGTTCACATTGTGCAAAGTCGTTTAAGCGACGTTCAACGCTCAAAAGTCATATACGTATTCACACGG gtgaacgtccccatttgtgtccacattgtccgaaagCGTTTATGCAACTTGCAGAGCTCAAGAagcacattcgaactcatacgg GTGAATGTCCCTTTTCTTGTCTGCTTTGTTCTAAAACGTTTAAGCGTCGTACAACGCTCAAAAGACATATTAAACATAGTCATACAG GTGAACGTCCCCATCtttgtccacattgtccgaaagCGTTTACGGAACATACAGCACTCAAACAGCACATTCGtactcatacgg gtgaacgtcctTTTCCTTGTTCATATTGTACAAAGTCGTTTAAGCAACGTTCAACGCTCAACAATCATGTTCGtactcatacgg gtgaacgtccccatctttgtccacattgtccgaaagCGTTTATGCAACTAGCAGGGCTCAAAAAGCACATTagaactcatacgg gtgaacgtcctcatctttgtccacattgtccgaaagCGTTTATTCAACTTGTAGTGCTCAAAAGGCACATCCGGACTCACACGGGTTGA
- the LOC129763572 gene encoding oocyte zinc finger protein XlCOF6.1-like isoform X7 — protein sequence MARRKVWICLCYHLRWDDPTHIKMEPELIIDDHELSDDCNTFETDSTADFEPIVQHIMGEKGEVSLILNDNPTDEGLMKYSIRLHSGERCYSCLLCSKAFKRRTTLKRHIKHTHTGERPHPCSHCTKAFKSHAALKRHIKHIHTGERSNLCPHCPKAFTEHTALKQHILTHTGERPFSCSHCAKSFKRRSTLKSHIRIHTGERPHLCPHCPKAFMQLAELKKHIRTHTGECPFSCLLCSKTFKRRTTLKRHIKHSHTGERPHLCPHCPKAFTEHTALKQHIRTHTGERPHLCPHCPKAFTEHTALKQHIRTHTGERPFPCSYCTKSFKQRSTLNNHVRTHTGERPHLCPHCPKAFIQLVVLKRHIRTHTG from the exons GGACGATCCGACTCACATTAAAATGGAGCCAGAGTTAATTATTGATGACCACGAGCTGTCGGATGATTGTAACACTTTCGAGACAGATTCAACAGCGGACTTTGAGCCAATTGTACAGCATATCATGGGAGAAAAAGGAGAGGTTTCCCTCATTCTAAATGACAATCCGACGGATGAAGGATTGATGAAATATTCTATACGGTTACACTCGG GCGAGCGTTGCTATTCTTGTCTGCTTTGTTCTAAGGCGTTTAAGCGTCGTACAACGCTCAAAAGACATATTAAACATACTCATACTG gtgaacgtcctCATCCTTGTTCACATTGTACGAAGGCGTTTAAGTCTCATGCAGCACTCAAAAGACATATTAAACATATTCATACAG GTGAACGTTCCAATCtttgtccacattgtccgaaagCGTTTACGGAACATACAGCACTCAAACAGCACATTCTtactcatacgg gtgaacgtcctTTTTCTTGTTCACATTGTGCAAAGTCGTTTAAGCGACGTTCAACGCTCAAAAGTCATATACGTATTCACACGG gtgaacgtccccatttgtgtccacattgtccgaaagCGTTTATGCAACTTGCAGAGCTCAAGAagcacattcgaactcatacgg GTGAATGTCCCTTTTCTTGTCTGCTTTGTTCTAAAACGTTTAAGCGTCGTACAACGCTCAAAAGACATATTAAACATAGTCATACAG GTGAACGTCCCCATCtttgtccacattgtccgaaagCGTTTACGGAACATACAGCACTCAAACAGCACATTCGtactcatacgg GTGAACGTCCCCATCtttgtccacattgtccgaaagCGTTTACGGAACATACAGCACTCAAACAGCACATTCGtactcatacgg gtgaacgtcctTTTCCTTGTTCATATTGTACAAAGTCGTTTAAGCAACGTTCAACGCTCAACAATCATGTTCGtactcatacgg gtgaacgtcctcatctttgtccacattgtccgaaagCGTTTATTCAACTTGTAGTGCTCAAAAGGCACATCCGGACTCACACGGGTTGA